The genomic region GTCGTGGGAGAAGAAGCTGAAGCCGGACGGCGCCCGCGAGGCGGTCACGCGCGCGCGCCGGGTGATCGCCAGGTTGACGGTGAGGGCCGGGGAATGGAAAAGGTAGAGGGGCCAGAGATCGAGAGTGCCGCCGGCGAGATCGATGCGCGCCGGCGCGGAGACGCAGACGCTCAGCGGATGCTCTCGGCGGCGACGAGGTGGCTCGCGGGAAAGAACTCTCCCGTCATCGCCACGTCCCCCTCGGGGAAGGAATCGGGGCACGCGTCGCGGTTGAGGAGGATCCAGACCTGTCCGTCCTCGGCCCGGAACGCGGCGAGGTGCGGCGAGCCGGGCGTGTCCGGGATCCCGAGCTTCGGCTGGAGCGCGCAACGCAGGCAGAACATGCGGCCGTGGACGACCCGCTCGACCGGCTGCTCGGAAAGGATCGGGCTGCCGGGCGCCGGCTTCGTCAGCGAATCGGCGACGACGGGGATGACGAGGAGGCACAACGCCGTCGCTCCGACGACCGGGCGCCAGACCCGGCGCCAGGCGCGCGCGGGACTCCGCCGTTGCGCGATGCGCTTCCGGAGCTCGACCGGTGCGCAGTCGCGCGGGCTCCGGTCCTTCAACAGCGACCGGATCCGCCGGAAGCTCTCGAGGCGCAGAGCGCAGCGCTCGCAACGGGCGAGATGGCCGGCGACCGCGAAACGGTCGCATTCCGAGAGCTCGCCGTCGAGGTAGGCATTCAGGAAAAATCGCGTTCTCGCGCAGTCCATGATCGATGAGAATCTCGCGGCGCCCGCGTCGCGATATTCTCCCTCAACAACCCGGAAAAATGGAGGGGTATTCCGCCGGAGGGCCGGGAAACTACTTGCGCGCCTTGAGTCTGGTCCGGACCGGGCCTGCCCCGCGCATGTATCCATGGGTGCGGGCGTAGCGCATCAGGGCCTTCTCGAGGAGCTTCCGGCCGCGGTACAGGCGGGACATCACCGTGCCGACGGGGCACTCGAGGATCTCCGCGATCTCCTTGTAGGAGAAGTCCTCGAGGTCGGCCAGAATGACGACCATCCGATAATCGGGCGGCAGCGCTTCGAGCGCCTTCTTGACGCCCTCGTCCATGGTATTGGCGAGGTACTGCGACTCCGGGTCGAGCGGCTGCTCGTCCGGGTCGTGGCGGACGATCTTTTCGAACGAATCCTCGATATCGGAGAACTCGACACTCCTGGGCTCGAGCTTCTTCTTCCGGTAGTTGTTGATGAACGTGTTCTTCAAGATCTTGAAAAGCCAGGCCTTGAGGTTCGTCCCCTCTTCGAATTTGTCGTAGTACTTGTAGGCCTTGAAGAACGTCTCCTGGACGAGGTCCTCGGCGTCCTGCGAGTTGCCCGTCATCCGATAGGCCGTGTTGTAGAGCGAATCCACGTAGGGCATCGTCTGGGAATCGAAATCCCAGGCGGTCGTTTCCGAGGGCTTCTGGACGTCGCCCGTCGTCGTATCGGAAGTTTTCACTACACTCAACATGTTTTCCTCCAAACCCTGCCGAAACGAAGTGCAAGACCCTTGCCCGGGAACGGTTTCGAGTCTGCCGCAAACGGCACCAGATTTTTCAATGGTTTGAGCCTTTGTTCTTCCCATTCTGTATTACGAAAAACAGAGGAAAAACGTTTCACCGAAACTTTCGGCGACAAAAAGTCACCCGAACAGGACAAGACGGCGCGGGGTGCTTCGCACCCTTCCCCGGCTCGCCTGCGGCGAGCCACCCCTCCCCAGTTGGGGAGGGGCCAAAGGGTGCTTCGCACCACCCTTCCCCGGCTCGCCTGCGCCGAGCCACCCCTCCCCAGCTGGGGAGGGGCCAAAGAGTGCTTCGCACCACCCTTCCCCGGCTCGCCTGCGGCGAGCCACCCCTCAGTTGGGGAGGGAAAAAGAAAACCCCCGCCGAGGCGGGGGCCGACGATGCTTCGCACTACCCTTCCCGGGCTCGCCTGCGCCGAGCCACCCCTCCCCAGCTGGGGAGGGGTCGGGGGTGCGCGCTTCGCGCTACTTGCCCTGGACCGAGAACGCGATGACGAGGGCGTAGATGACGAGCGATTCGATCAGGGCGAGGCCGAGGATCGCCATGGTCCGGATCGCGCCGGCCGCTCCCGGGTTGCGGGCCATTCCCTCGCAGGCCGCGGCGGTCGCCTTGCCCTGGGCGAACGCGCCGGCCGCGGCCGCGACGGCGATCGCGAAGGCGGCCCCGACGACCCCCCACTTGACGCCGCCGGTCCCCGGCGCGGTTCCCTGGGCGAACGCGGGCGCGGCGGTGAGCGCCAGCATCGTCAACACTCCGTAGAACCCTTTCTTCGACATGGAACGAAACTCCTTTCTGATCACGGTATCCCCGCGCGGGGACGTTCTCAATGTTCCTCGTGGGCGACGGCGCCCGCGATGTAGATCGTCGAGAGAATCACGAAAATGAAGGTCTGGAGGAGCGCCCCGATCAGGCCGAGCAGCATCATCGGCCAGGGAACGAGGATCGGCACCATCCCGAAGAAGATCCCGGTCGCGATGTGCTCGCCGCCGATGTTGCCGGCCAGACGCAGAGAGAGGGACACGATCCGCGCCAGGATGCTGATCACCTCGATCACGAACATCAGAGGCGCGAGGAACAGGATCGGCCCCATGAAGTGCTTGAGATAGCCGACGACGCCGTGCTCGCGGACCCCCTGGGCGTTGAAGTAGATGAACGACGTGAGGGCCAGCGCGAGGGTCGTCTGAAACGAGCTCGTCGGCGGCGTGAGGAAGAAGAAGAAACCCATCAGGTTCGAAAGGAGGATGAAGTACGTGAACGCGCCGAGCAGCGGCAGATACTTCTTCCCCGCGCCGTGCCCCACGACGTCGTCGATCAGGTCCCGAACCGCGAGGACGATCATCTCGTTGGCGTTCTGGAACCAGTTCGGGCTTCGCTTCCGGAACGTGCGGCGCGCCAGCGGAAGCGTCAGGGCGAGGAATGCGAAGAGCAGGAACGCCATGATGACGTTGTCCTGCAGCCAGATCTTCTCCCCGTCGGGAAAGAGGAACGCCCGCCATCCCGGCGACAGCTTCGCCACGGGCGGGGCGCCCAGAAGGGAAATCAGGAACCGGTTCACCGGCCCGTACAGGAAGGAATGCTCCATCAGGCGCGCTCCGCGTTCATCGTCTTATTTCGAAGGATCATCGGTCTCTTTCCCTTTCAATCCCCGAATCCCTTCCCAACCGATCGCCAGGACGATGACCGAGAGCCCGGCGAGGCCCGCGAGGATATCGAATTCCTTCCACTTCAGGACCAGGGTCAGGAGCAGGAGAATCCCCAGGAACCCCATCGCCGGAACCGCCACGTCGGAGAATCTCATTCCGGTTCTGGGGGCGAGGAACCCTCCCATCACCTTTTCCAGAACGAAAAAGTTGAATATAACGATGGCCGCTCCGATCGTCAAGGAGACGCCGGCGCGGGGACCGAACGCGGCGAACGCGGCGGCCGCGCCGACGCCGGAGAGGACGAGCGCCGTCCGTTTGACGCGGCGAAGCACCGAATCCGCGGGCGTCACGGCGGGCCTCTCCGGTCTTCCTCGTCCGCTTCCCGGGAGATCTTGAACAGGTTCCAGAATCCCGCCGCGATGCCCAGAGCGGCGCCCGCGTACGCGCCGTACGGGGACCATCCGAAGAGCCGGTCGGCGCCCTTGCCGAGGAAGTAGCCCGCCGCGATGCACGCCGGAAACGCGATCCCGAGCGTGATCGCGTCGGCCGCGGCGCGGAAACGGGGCTTGTTCGCCATGCGGGGCGGATTGTAGCGAGTCGCGGCGACCGGCGGGCGCGAGTGGAGACTCCAAACGTTGAATTCTCGGCGCCCCTGTAACGGCCAGCCGCCCTTGCGATCCTTACCGCACGCACGGCGAGACGCGAGCGGGACGGGATGCGGGGCCGCCCGCCGTGTCCCGAGGCGTACCGGGGCGTACGTTGAGGGCGCGGCGGGCGGGCACGCGCCCGGGTTTCCAGCGCGACCCGGCGCAGCGCGGCGGGTCAGCCGCGAAGCGGCCGGCACGCGAGGGCCGAGCGCGCCGATCGCCGAGCACGCGAGTGCGACGGCATCCGCTCGATGTATCGCCGTGCGTCGTCGCTAGAGGCCGCAGCGCTGAATGATCGCGATGAACGGTTGAGGGGCGAGGCCGATGACCATGGTCATCACCGCGCACACTCCCGCCGACAAAGCGACTCCGGGCGAGCTCTTCAGCGGCGCCGCCTCCCCTTCGGAGAGGTACATCGCCATCACGATCCGGAAGTAGTAGAAGACCGAGACCGCCGACGCGAGCACCGCCAGCAGCGCGAGCCACCCGTATCCGGCGTGCACCGCGACCGCGAAGAGGTAGTACTTCCCGATGAATCCGGCCGTCGTCGGGATCCCGGCGAGCGACAGGAGGAAGATCAGCATCACGCCGGCCAGCAGCGGATTTCGCCGCGCGAGCCCCTTCCAGTCGTCGATCGACTCGCCGGCGTAGCCGCGCGACTCGAGGAAGATCACGAGCGCGAACGCACCGAAGTTCATGAACGTGTACGCGAGCAGGTAGATCTGGATCGCGGGGATCCCTCCGCTCTCGAAGCCGAGGACGCCCAGCAGCGCGTAGCCGGCGTTGGCGATCGACGAATACGCGAGCAGGCGCTTCACGTTCGTCTGCAGGAGCGCCGCGACGTTGCCGACGACGAGCGTGGCCGCGGCCGAGATCGCCACGATGAGCTTCCAGTCGGACGCGAAATGCGGGAGCGCGACGTAGAAGATGCGCGCGAGAATCGCGTAGGCGCCCGCCTTCGGGCCGACCGAAAGGAAGGCGGTGATCGGCGTCGGCGCGCCTTCGTACACGTCCGGCGCCCAGACGTGGAACGGCACGGCGGCGATCTTGAAGAGGATGCCGAAGAGGAGGAGAAGCACGCCGATCGTGAGGATCCGGTTCGCCTCGATCGCCGAAAACGCCGTCGCGAGCTCGGCAAGGCCCATCTTCCCCGAGAACCCGTACAGGAGGGAGATGCCGTACAGGAGGACGCCCGACGAGAAGGCGCCGAGGATGAAGTACTTCGTCGCGGCCTCGGTCGACTTCACCTGCTCTTTGAAGTAGCCGGCGAGCACGTACGAGGAGAGCGCCATCAGCTCGAGCGCGACGTAGATCGACGCGAGATTGTCGCCGGAGGCCATGAACATCGTCCCGACGGTCGCGAAGAGCACGAGGCCGTAGTACTCCCCGGCCGGATACGGCGCGTCCCCGACGAAACGCACCGACGAGAGGACCGTCAGCCCGGCCGACAGCAGCACGAGGAGTTTGAAGAAGACCGCGAAGTTGTCGACGACGAACATCCCGGCGAGGATCGGCGTGGCCCGCGTCGGGTCCTTCCAGATCACGGCCAGGAGCGCGGCGGTCCCCGCGATCCCGGCGAGCGCGACGACGGCGAGCGCCTTCTCGCGCGCCTTCGACGTGAAGACCGCCAGACACAGGATGAGCGACGCGACCGCCGACAGCAGCAGCTCGGGCGACAGCAGCAGCCAGTCGTGGGCGCGGATCGTCATCGGGCCGTTCCCGCCGCCGGAGAAAGGGCGGCCGGCGCCGCCGCCGCAGAGGCGGCGGGAGCCGCCGCCGGTGAGGCGGTAAGAGACGCCGGAGAGGGGGTCAGCGACGCGGTCTGCGCGGCCGACGCCGTCTGGATGGTCGCGACGATCCGGTCGACGGGTTTGGCGATCACGTCGAAGAACGGCTGAGGATAGAGCCCGATCCAGAAGGCGCAGACCACGAGCGGAATGAGCGTCCACTGCTCCCGGGCGTTCATGTCGGGAAGCTTCTGGTTGGCCGGGTTCGAGAGCTCGCCGAAGAAGACCCGCTGGTAGAGCCAGAGGAGGTACGCCGCGCCGAGGACGACTCCCCAGAGCGCCCAGAACGCGAACCAGGGGTTGCGCAGGTACGCGCCGTTCAGGATCGTGAACTCACCGACGAAGCCGTTGAGCAACGGCAGCCCCATCGACGACATCGCCATCACGAGAAAGAAAACTGCGTAGATCGGCATCTGTTTGGCCAGGCCGCCGTACTCCGCGATCATGCGCGTGTGCCGGCGCTCGTAGATGATGCCGACGAGGAGGAAGAGCGCGCCGGTCGAGATGCCGTGGTTGATCATCTGGAGGATGCCGCCTCGCAGCCCCGCGGGATTCAGGGCGAAGACGCCGAGCATGACGAACCCGAGGTGCGAGACGGAGGAGTAAGCGACGAGCTTCTTCATGTCCTTCTGGACGAGCGACACCATCGCCCCGTAAATGATCCCGACGATCGAGATCGCGATCATCAGGATCGCCACCCAGTGCGTCGTGATCGCACCAGGGAACATCGGAAGCGAGAACCGCACGAAGCCGTACGTGCCCATCTTCAGCAGGACGCCCGCGAGGATCACCGATCCGGCCGTCGGCGCCTCGACGTGGGCGTCGGGGAGCCAGGTGTGGAACGGGAACATCGGGACCTTGATCGCGAACCCGAAGAAGAACGCGAAGAAGAGGAGGATCTGGAAATAGACCGGCATCGACGGCGTGAGGGCCGTCAACGTCGGGATGTCGAACGTGGGGGCGTTTCCCAGCCCCTTCATGCCGAGCACCCCGCTCGTGTTGTAGAAGTAGACGGCGATGATCCCGAGGAGCATGAGCACCGACCCGGCCAGGGTGTACAGGAAGAACTTGATCGCCGCGTAGAGCTTCCGCGGCCCGCCCCAGATGCCGATCAGGAAGTACATCGGAACGAGCATCACTTCCCAGAACACGTAGAAGAGGAAGAAGTCGAGCGTCATGAACGTCCCGAGCATCCCCGTCTGCAGGAGGAGCAGGAAGACGTAATACTCCTTCTGCCGGTCGTGGATCGCCGTGAACGACGAGTAGACGGAGATGAACCCGAGGAGGGTCGTCAGCAGGATGAGGAGCAGCGAGATCCCGTCGATCCCGAAGTGGTATTTCACGCCGAGCGACGGGATCCAGTTCGCGACCTCCTCGAAC from Thermoanaerobaculia bacterium harbors:
- a CDS encoding zf-HC2 domain-containing protein; translated protein: MDCARTRFFLNAYLDGELSECDRFAVAGHLARCERCALRLESFRRIRSLLKDRSPRDCAPVELRKRIAQRRSPARAWRRVWRPVVGATALCLLVIPVVADSLTKPAPGSPILSEQPVERVVHGRMFCLRCALQPKLGIPDTPGSPHLAAFRAEDGQVWILLNRDACPDSFPEGDVAMTGEFFPASHLVAAESIR
- a CDS encoding sigma-70 family RNA polymerase sigma factor, with product MKTSDTTTGDVQKPSETTAWDFDSQTMPYVDSLYNTAYRMTGNSQDAEDLVQETFFKAYKYYDKFEEGTNLKAWLFKILKNTFINNYRKKKLEPRSVEFSDIEDSFEKIVRHDPDEQPLDPESQYLANTMDEGVKKALEALPPDYRMVVILADLEDFSYKEIAEILECPVGTVMSRLYRGRKLLEKALMRYARTHGYMRGAGPVRTRLKARK
- a CDS encoding F0F1 ATP synthase subunit C — its product is MSKKGFYGVLTMLALTAAPAFAQGTAPGTGGVKWGVVGAAFAIAVAAAAGAFAQGKATAAACEGMARNPGAAGAIRTMAILGLALIESLVIYALVIAFSVQGK
- the atpB gene encoding F0F1 ATP synthase subunit A; the encoded protein is MEHSFLYGPVNRFLISLLGAPPVAKLSPGWRAFLFPDGEKIWLQDNVIMAFLLFAFLALTLPLARRTFRKRSPNWFQNANEMIVLAVRDLIDDVVGHGAGKKYLPLLGAFTYFILLSNLMGFFFFLTPPTSSFQTTLALALTSFIYFNAQGVREHGVVGYLKHFMGPILFLAPLMFVIEVISILARIVSLSLRLAGNIGGEHIATGIFFGMVPILVPWPMMLLGLIGALLQTFIFVILSTIYIAGAVAHEEH
- a CDS encoding AtpZ/AtpI family protein; translated protein: MANKPRFRAAADAITLGIAFPACIAAGYFLGKGADRLFGWSPYGAYAGAALGIAAGFWNLFKISREADEEDRRGPP
- a CDS encoding NADH-quinone oxidoreductase subunit N; its protein translation is MTIRAHDWLLLSPELLLSAVASLILCLAVFTSKAREKALAVVALAGIAGTAALLAVIWKDPTRATPILAGMFVVDNFAVFFKLLVLLSAGLTVLSSVRFVGDAPYPAGEYYGLVLFATVGTMFMASGDNLASIYVALELMALSSYVLAGYFKEQVKSTEAATKYFILGAFSSGVLLYGISLLYGFSGKMGLAELATAFSAIEANRILTIGVLLLLFGILFKIAAVPFHVWAPDVYEGAPTPITAFLSVGPKAGAYAILARIFYVALPHFASDWKLIVAISAAATLVVGNVAALLQTNVKRLLAYSSIANAGYALLGVLGFESGGIPAIQIYLLAYTFMNFGAFALVIFLESRGYAGESIDDWKGLARRNPLLAGVMLIFLLSLAGIPTTAGFIGKYYLFAVAVHAGYGWLALLAVLASAVSVFYYFRIVMAMYLSEGEAAPLKSSPGVALSAGVCAVMTMVIGLAPQPFIAIIQRCGL
- a CDS encoding NADH-quinone oxidoreductase subunit M, with amino-acid sequence MAFFQQHILSIVAYVPLVGAFLLIFLVPKEKSSAIRLWATVVAGLDFVISLPLWFWFDRGKDGFQFEEVANWIPSLGVKYHFGIDGISLLLILLTTLLGFISVYSSFTAIHDRQKEYYVFLLLLQTGMLGTFMTLDFFLFYVFWEVMLVPMYFLIGIWGGPRKLYAAIKFFLYTLAGSVLMLLGIIAVYFYNTSGVLGMKGLGNAPTFDIPTLTALTPSMPVYFQILLFFAFFFGFAIKVPMFPFHTWLPDAHVEAPTAGSVILAGVLLKMGTYGFVRFSLPMFPGAITTHWVAILMIAISIVGIIYGAMVSLVQKDMKKLVAYSSVSHLGFVMLGVFALNPAGLRGGILQMINHGISTGALFLLVGIIYERRHTRMIAEYGGLAKQMPIYAVFFLVMAMSSMGLPLLNGFVGEFTILNGAYLRNPWFAFWALWGVVLGAAYLLWLYQRVFFGELSNPANQKLPDMNAREQWTLIPLVVCAFWIGLYPQPFFDVIAKPVDRIVATIQTASAAQTASLTPSPASLTASPAAAPAASAAAAPAALSPAAGTAR